ACATGGATAAAACTTAAAATTGGCATAGCAAAAGGCAAAAAACAACACGATCAACGATCAAATATTAAGAACAGAGAATGGAACATGAACAAATTACGTATTATTAAACGTAATAATCGCTAATTTAGTATTGATTTTTCATAAAATTTCTATTATACTGTCCGTGAGGTGCAGGGGCTGATTCTTGGATTTTGACGAAGTTTGTTTGTTTTTTGAGGTGCATGTCGAGGGTAAGGCTGGCCTCGTAAAAAGCCTTAATTTTTAATTAATTGCAAATAATACTAAGTATGAACCTGTTGCATTGGCAGCTTAAAGTTAGTTTAAAAAACTAAAGGTTCCTTCTTTGAATTGTCTCTTCTCTTGAGCACAATTCAATTATAAGAAGTTACATTTATTAAGAGACAATTCGTTATTTGTAATCCTAAAACAAATAGCGCTGGAATATGTAAAAATAGGATTGTTGATTAGTAATTCTGTTCATGTATAGCTACTCAATAAAAATTAAAACATGAACCAAACATGTAGTATCCGCAAATTTCAAAAATTTCGGACGCGGGTTCGAATCCCGCCAGCTCCACCAAAAACATTCTTTAGTACGTTAAAAAATACAACAGATAAAAATCCTTATTTTCTTTAATTTTATATTGTATATATTAAAAAAATACACTATCATTAATAGTAATAACCTTTCTAAATTAGATAATATTTATTTTAAATTTTATAGTTAAGAAGTATTTTTTTTCTTCACTAACAAATCAAAAACAGTTTCGAAAATTTCTTATAAGAGTTAAACTTATTATTATGGTTTACCTATATTTGTTTATTGCCATCATTTCAGAAGTAATTGCTACAACATCACTTAAAGCTTCAGAAAATTTTAGTAAATTATACCCCTCTATGACAGTAATCATCGGTTATGCAATTTCATTTCTGCTGTTGTCATTAGTATTAAAAACTTTACCAGTGGGTATCGCTTATTCTTATTGGTCAGGTTTAGGAATTATCTTTATCACAATTGCAGGGCATTTTCTCTATAATCAAAAATTAGATAAATTTGCTATTATTGGAATTACTTTAATTATTATAGGCATTATAATAATAAATTTATTTTCCAAATCTTCAAAAAATTAACTTCACATTATATTATTTAATTAAATATAAAAAATAATATTTTCAAAAAAAACAAATACTACAAATTACAATTACGTAAATTAAAAGAAAATAATCTGAACAATTATGATTAATAAAGAAAACAACGTCATATTTAATAAAACGATAAACAAACACCAACAATTTCTTAAAGAATTACCAAAAATTCCTCAAAATATTGAAGATATAAAAATATTACATAACCCAAAAGAATTCTATCAAACTTTATTACATTCAATAATTACTGCTACACAACACATATTTCTTGTAGTTTTATATCTAGAACAAGATCAAGGAGGACATAAGATTCTTGAAACCATTTTTCAAACAAAACAAAAAAAACCCGAAATCAAAATTGCAATATTAGTAGATTGGCATAGGGCACAACGTGGACGCTTAGGTGTAACAACTAATTATACAAATATTGAATGGTATCGTTATATGTCCAAAACACACCCAGATATTGATGTACCAATATATGGAGTACCAATTCATAATCGTGAAGCACTTGGTGTTTTACATTTAAAAGGATTTATTATAGATGATTTAGTAATTTATAGCGGAGCAAGTTTTAACAATACATATTTACATCAAAAAGAAAAATATAGATATGATAGATATCACTTAATTAAAAATAAAATATTAGCCGATATAATGTTAAACTACATAAAAAAATATCTATTGACTGCTGACGCAGTCAATAGATTAGATAAAAATAACAAACTAAATATCCTAAAAATTAAAAAAAAAATAAAACTATTTAGACAATCATTAAAAAAATCTTCATATATCTGCTACAATACAAATGCTAAATACACAAACACTAAAAATGAACTAACAATTACCCCATTAGTAGGTTTAGGTAAACAAAATAATCTCAACAAAACTATTCAACACTTAATATGTGCAACTGAAATTAAATTAATACTATGCACACCATACTTTAACCTACCCACCTCATTAATACAGAATTTAATACAACTATTACATCAAAATAAACAAATAGAAATTATAGTGGGCGATAAAACAACCAATGACTTTTTTATTCCAGAAGATCAACCTTTTAAAATTATTGGTATTTTACCTTATTTGTATGAAATTAATTTAAAAAATTTTATTAATAAATTTCAAAACCATATAAATACTGGACAAATGCAAATTAAAATATGGAAAGATAATAATAATAGCTTTCATTTAAAAGGTATTTGGATCGATGATAAATATCAATTATTAACTGGAAGCAACCTTAATCCTAGAGCATGGAGACTAGATTTAGAAAATGCACTATTAATACATGATCCACAGAACAAACTTAAACAACAAAAAACTTATGAATTAAATAATATTCAATTACACACAAAAATTATTAATCATTATAATTCATTGCAAAATATTACCGATTATCCAACCAAAATTCGTAAATTAATACTTAGATTAAGACGCACTTATTTTGATCGTATTATTAATAAAATACTTTAAAAAATATTAACTACTATTCATTATATGCTACAACAAACAATTAAAAAATTTAAACATTGTGAGATTGAGCTCTCACGGGTCATTAGTATCGGTTAGCTCAACACCTCACGGTGCTTACACACCCGACCTATCAACGTTATAGTCTTTAACGTCCCTTTAGGAGAAATGTTATATTTCTCAGGGAAGATTCATCTTAAGGCAAGTTTCCCACTTAGATGCTTTCAGCGGTTATCTTTTCCATACATAGCTACCGGGCAATGCCATTGGCATGACAACCCGAACACCATAGGTATGTCCACTCCGATCCTCTCGTACTAGGAGCAGCCCCTTTCAATCTTCCAACGCCCACGGCAGATAGGGACCGAACTGTCTCACGACGTTCTAAACCCAGCTCGCGTACCACTTTAAATGGCGAACAGCCATACCCTTGGGACCTGCTTCAGCCCCAGGATGTGATGAGCCGACATCGAGGTGCCAAACACCGCCGTCGATATGAGCTCTTGGGCGGTATTAGCCTGTTATCCCCGGAGTACCTTTTATCCGTTAAGCGATGGCCCTTCCATTCGGAACCACCGGATCACTAAGACCTGCTTTCGCACCTGCTCGAACTGTCGTTCTCGCAGTCAAGCTAGCTTTTACCTTTGCACTAACCTCACGATGTCTGACCGTGATTAGCTAACCTTTGTGCTCCTCCGTTACTCTTTGGGAGGAGACCGCCCCAGTCAAACTACCCACCAGACACTGTCCTCAATCCGGATAACGGACCAAAGTTAGAATGTTAAATATTAAAGGGTGGTATTTCAAGGATGGCTCCATAAAAACTAGCATTTTTACTTCACAACCTCCCACCTATCCTACACATTAATATCCAAAATTCAATATCAAGCTATAGTAAAGGTTCACGGGGTCTTTCCGTCTTGCCGCGGGTACACCGCATCTTCACGGCGATTTCAATTTCACTGAGTCTCAGGTGGAGACAGTCTGACCATCATTACGCCATTCGTGCAGGTCGGAACTTACCCGACAAGGAATTTCGCTACCTTAGGACCGTTATAGTTACGGCCGCCGTTTACCGAGGCTTCGATCAAGAGCTTCTTTTTAAAAATTAAAAATAACCCCATCAATTAACCTTCCGGCACCGGGCAGGCGTCACACCGTATACTTCCACTTTCGTGTTTGCACAGTGCTGTGTTTTTAATAAACAGTTGCAGTCAGCTGGTATCTTCGACTAACCTCAGCTAAAAGAAGTACTTTCTTTTCACCTACACGTTAGCGTGCCTTCTCCCGAAGTTACGGCACCATTTTGCCTAGTTCCTTCACCCGAGTTCTCTCAAGCGCCTTAGTATTCTCTACCCAACTACCTGTGTCGGTTTAGGGTACGATTAAATATAATTTAAAACTTAGAGGTTTTTCTTGGAAGCATAGCATCAATTCCTTCATCAACTAAATGACTCGTCATCACGCCTCAGTGTTAAAAAAAGAACGGATTTGCCTATTCTTTCCACCTTCACGCTTAAACCGAGACTACCGACGCTCGGCGAACCTAGCTTTCTCCGTCACCCCTTCGCAAATTAATATTTAGTACAGGAATATTAACCTGTTTCCCATCAATTACGCTTTTAGCCTCACCTTAGGAATCGACTCACCCTGCCTCGATTAACGTTGGACAGGAACCCTTAGTCTTTCGGCGAGCAGGTTTTTCACCTGCTTTATCGTTACTTATGTCAGCATTCGCACTTCTGATGTCTCCAATATATTTCACAATATACCTTCAATAACTTACAGAACGCTCCTCTACCCAATAAATTTCATAAAATTTATTGTCGCAGCTTCGGTATATAATTTAAGCCCCGTTACATCTTCCGCGCAGGCCGACTCGACCAGTGAGCTATTACGCTTTCTTTAAATGATGGCTGCTTCTAAGCCAACATCCTGGCTGTCTAAGCCTTCCCACTTCGTTTTCCACTTAATCATAATTTAGGGACCTTAGCTGGCGATCTGGGTTGTTTCCCTTTCCACAACGAATATTAGCACCCGCTGTGTGTCTCCCATAATTTCATTCTTCGGTATTCATAGTTTGCATCGGATCAGTAACCTGGGATAGATCCTTCACCGAAACAGTGCTTTACCCCCGAAGATGATTCATGAGGCGCTACCTAAATAGCTTTCGAGGAGAACCAGCTATCTCCCGGTTTGATTGGCCTTTCACCCCTAACCACAAATCATCCGCTAATTTTTCAACATTAGTCGGTTCGGTCCTCCAATTAGCATTACCCAATCTTCAACCTGTTCATGGTTAGATCACCGGGTTTCGGGTCTATATCTTGCAACTTAACGCCCAATTAAGACTCGGTTTCCCTCCGGCTACCTTATACAGTTAACCTCGCTACAAAATATAAGTCGCTGACCCATTATACAAAAGGTACGCAGTCACATATAACTTAATGCTCCTACTGCTTGTACGTATACGGTTTCAGGTTCTATTTCACTCCCCTATCCGGGGTTCTTTTCACCTTTCCCTCACGGTACTAGTTCACTATCGGTCAGTTAGTAGTATTTAGCCTTAGAGGATGGTCCCCCCATATTCAAACAGGATACCACGTGTCCCGTTTTACTCATTGAGTCTATAAAATACACACATTTTCGGATACGGGACTATCACCCTATATTATCAATTTTTCCAAATTATTCTCCTAATGTGATCTTTTTAAAAAAAAGACTCGGGCTGTTCCCCATTCGCTCGCCACTACTAAGGGAATCTCAATTGATTTCTTTTCCTCAGAGTACTAAGATGTTTCAGTTCCTCTGGTTTGCTTCATTAAGCTATGAATTTACTTAATGATGATATAATCATATTATATCAGGTTTCCCCATTAGGAAATCGCCGGCTATTAACGCTTCATCATCAGCTCACCGACGCTTATCGCAGATAAGCACGTCCTTCATCGCCTCTAACTGCCAAGGCATCCACCGTACACACTTTAATTGCTCAATCCCACAATTTTTTAATAAAAATATTTCAACAACAAACAAAAAAACACTTACATTTCGCTTATGTTATACACACAAGCAAATCTAAATTAAATCCGAAAATATCATTAAATAAAAATTAACAAAATGCAAGTATTTTAATTTTTACATATCACCAAACTGTTAAAGAACAAATTTTTACATATAACTTAATAAAACGCACAACAATTACGTCCCCTAGGGGGTTCGAACCCCTGTTACCGCCATGAAAGGGCAGTGTCCTGGTCCACTAGACGAAGGAGACTAAATACATTGTCATTAAGAATAAAAATTTTTATTACTATATTTACAACTCTACTTTTACAATTCAAACCAACTTTTACTCCTATCTTAAGCGTATAAACCACTATGTAGGTGTTACATAAATTCATCCTTATTCAGTTATAAGGAGGTGATCCAACCACAGGTTCCCCTACGGTTACCTTGTTACGACTTCACCCCAGTCATGAATCACAAAGTGGCAAGCGCCCTCCATGTTTTAAATGGTTAAGCTACTTGCTTCTTTTGCAATCCACTCCCATGGTGTGACGGGCGGTGTGTACAAGGCCCGGGAACGTATTCACCGTGACATTCTGATTCACGATTACTAGCGATTCCGACTTCATGGAGTCGAGTTGCAGACTCCAATCCGAACTACGACGCACTTTATGAGATTTGCTAGCTTTTACAAGATCGCTTCTCTTTGTATACGCCATTGTAGCACGTTTGTAGCCCTACCCATAAGGGCCATGATGACTTGACGTCATCCTCACCTTCCTCCGACTTATCATCGGCAGTCTCCTTTGAGTTCCCGACTTCATCGCTGGCAACAAAGGATAAGGGTTGCGCTCGTTGCGGGACTTAACCCAACATTTCACAACACGAGCTGACGACAGCCATGCAGCACCTGTCTCAGAGTTCCCGAAGGCACCCATATATCTCTACATAGTTCTCTGGATGTCAAGAGTAGGTAAGGTTCTTCGCGTTGCATCGAATTAAACCACATGCTCCACCGCTTGTGCGGGCCCCCGTCAATTCATTTGAGTTTTAACCTTGCGGCCGTACTCCCCAGGCGGTCGATTTAACGCGTTAACTACGAAAGCCACAACTCAAAGGTTACGACCTTCAAATCGACATCGTTTACAGCGTGGACTACCAGGGTATCTAATCCTGTTTGCTCCCCACGCTTTCGTACCTGAGCGTCAGTTTTTGTCCAGGGGGCCGCCTTCGCCACTGGTATTCCTCCAGATCTCTACGCATTTCACCGCTACACCTGGAATTCTACCCCCCTCTACAAAACTCTAGCTTAACAGTTTCAAATGCAGTTCCCAGGTTAAGCCCGGGGATTTCACATCTGACTTAATAAAACCGCCTACGTACTCTTTACGCCCAGTAATTCCGATTAACGCTTGCACCCTCCGTATTACCGCGGCTGCTGGCACGGAGTTAGCCGGTGCTTATTCTATAGGTAACGTCAATCAATAATATTATTTGTATTATTGCCTTCTTTCCTATTAAAAGTGCTTTACAACCCGAAGGCCTTCTTCACACACACGGCATGGCTGCATCAGGGTTTCCCCCATTGTGCAATATTCCCCACTGCTGCCTCCCGTAGGAGTCTGGACCGTATCTCAGTTCCAGTGTGGCTGGTCATCCTCTCAGACCAGCTAGGGATCGTGGCCTAGGTGAGCCATTACCTCACCTACTAGCTAATCCCATCTGGGTTCATCTAATGACATAAGGCCCTAATAATGAATACCATAGAGTCCCCTACTTTGGTCTTAAAAAAAAGACTTCATGCGGTATTAGCTATCGTTTCCAATAGTTATCCCCCTTCATTAGGCAGATCCCCAGATTTTACTCACCCGTACGCCGCTCGCCGGCAAAATAATATTCAATTAACTTAACATTAACTCAAACATTACTTCCCGATGCCGCTCGACTTGCATGTGTTAAGCCTGCCGCCAGCGTTCAATCTGAGCCATGATCAAACTCTTCACTTTAATTTCTATTCATAACTACTACTTAAAAAAAACTAACCAACTTGATTAAATACTCAAATAAGTCACATCTCTCTTATCTTATAAAAAAAAGATGTTTGACTTCATTATGCAACACCTACACACATACTGTTATATAATAAATTATTAAAGAACATATACCATATTACATTAATTACAATCTTCAAATGAAAAAATAAACTATAGCCATCTTAATTCCTTTTGCATAAAACGTCAAGCATATTTTGATTGTCTAATATTATATATTATAATTTAAGCGTACTATTATTTTAACGTCCATAATTCAATAAAATAATTAATAAGTTTATCTTCTTAATTAAAAAAATAAATAAACACATTCACAAAAAAATATTGTAAAAAACTATAAAAATGTTTACATTTGTATGAACTATTTTCATTATGGTATAAGTATACATTTTGCTATAAGATAATACACAAAAATATATTACACATAACACATATATTCATTTTGCATAAATATATCACATTATTAATATTGATAATGAAACAGACACATCTAAAATTAACACCTTAATAAAAGGATAATCAAAAAAAATGCAACAAGAATATCCTATTCGTCGAGTATTAATTAGTGTATATGACAAAACTGGAATTATAAAATTTTCTACAAATCTACATCATAAAGGTATTCAAATAATTTCAACTACAGGTACTGCCTCTTTACTTAAAAAGGCAGGATTACCAATTATAGAAATTTCCAACTATATTAATTTTCCAGAAATAATGGATGGACGTATAAAAACTCTACATCCTAAAATATATGGTGGAATCCTAGCAAGACGTAATATTGATGATGAAATTATGAAAACATTGAATATTAAACCAATAGATATGGTAGTAATCAATCTGTATCCTTTTAACACAACAAAAGAAAAAAAAAATCCTCTTCAAGAAAAAATCATAGAAAATATTGACATCGGTGGTCCTAGTATGATTAGAGCTGCAGCAAAAAACTACCAACGTGTAGCCATCGTAATACATAACTATGATTACATACCTATAATTTCTGAAATGAATAAAAACAATAATGCACTTACTATAAATACTAAATTTCAACTAGCATCAAAAGCTTTTGAACATATTGCTACATATGATAAAAAAATTGCTGACTACTTTAAAAATAAAAAATTCATTAAACAAAAAAAATACCCCATACATAATTTACCAAAAAGTTTTAATATTATGGAAGAACAATTTATAAAAACAAAAAATGTACGTTATGGCGAAAATCAACATCAACGTGCAGCATTTTATATAAATACAAAAATTTCCAACAAACTATCAATAAATAAATTAAAAAAAATACAAGGAAAAGATCTATCTTATAATAATATTGTAGATATCGATACTGCTTTAGAATGTATACAAATGTTTAGAAAACCAACCTGTATAATATTAAAACATAGTAACCCATGCGGAGTAGCTAGCGCACAAACAATTCATTCTGCCTATACTAAAGCATATCAAACTGATCCTGTTTCTGCGTTTGGAGGTGTTATTGCATTAAATAAACCTTTAGATTTTCATACTGCTAAAACTATTATTCAACAACAATTTACTGAAATAATCATTGCACCACATATCAACACAAATACTCTAAATATATTAAAAACAAAAAAAAATTTAAGAATAATAAGTTACGGAAATAATTTTATAGCACCACCCAACATAAATTTAAAACTACTACATGGTGGTGGCCTTTTAATACAAGAACATGATGCAAAAAAAATCAATATTAAAAAAATAAATATAGTTACAAAACGCCGACCTAACAACAAGGAAATGAAAGATGCATTGTTTTGCTGGAAAATTATAAAATTTGTTAAATCCAATGCAATAGTATATGCTCGCAACTACCAAACCATTGGTATTGGTAGTGGACAAATGAGCAGAATATTCGCAACAAAAATTGCGGCAATTAAAGCAAAAGATGCAGGATTAAAAATTCATGGAGCAACTATGGCTTCCGACGCATTTTTTCCCTTCTGTGATAATATAGAAATTGCTGCAAAAATTGGCATACGCTGCATAATCCAACCAGGTGGATCAATTAAAGACGGAGAAATAATTGACGCCGCTAATAAACATAATATAGCAATGATTTTTACTCATGTACGACATTTCAAACATTAATTGCAGTTTAAACAAAAATCAAAAACATACAATCATAATAATATCTTACTCAAACAACATAGCAACAAAAAATTTCCCCTATGTTCATTTCTCTCCATATTTAAACACAACTCAACCCAATCAAATATTTAAATTATTAAAAATTAATATGTAATTACACGATAAAACTATATAATATCAATTAATTATTTTTTTTACAGATCTACTAAAAACAAATGTTGGTACTTTACTCGATAAAATTTTCATTCTTTTGCCAGTCTGAAGATTATAACCGATACGTGTCTGAAGATTTTTAACTTTAAAAACACCAAAACCTACTAATTTTACTGTATTGCCTAATTTAAGAGATGCAATTATCTCTGACAAAATTGTTTCTAAAACTAATTTTACTTGAACTTTAGAAATACTATGCTCATTAACAATGACATCAATCATTTGAGTTTTATTCATACAATCATCCCTAAGTAACATCATATGTTCAAATATTAAAAAAACAACTAATCCTTATAAAATACTTAAAAAATTTAAACATAGATTCATGTTCCAATTTCATACATATTTCACATATATATAAATGATTAATTATTATTAAAATATACAAAAACGCGCAATACTATAAATAAAAACTTAATAAATAAAACAACATAACAATTTATTTCACCTAACTAAATAAAATATAAACTAACTCTATGCTAATTATCACTATTACTATGAACTAATTTCGTAGCATTTAATAATTCAGCTAAATTAGCTGATGCTTCATCGGCAGTGATAGAAGAAGATATAGACTCACCCTTGCGCTGATTATCATTACGAGAACGAGTTCTTTCTTGATGATAAGAATATCCAGTACCAGCAGGAATCAATCGTCCAACAATAACATTTTCTTTCAAGCCACGTAATTCGTCGTTTTTACCAGATACAGACGCTTCTGTTAATACACGCGTAGTTTCCTGGAATGATGCTGCAGAAATAAACGACTCTGTAGCTAAAGAGGCCTTAGTAATACCTAACAAATCACGAGAAAAAACAACTATTTTTTTTCCTTCATGTTTTAATTGACGATTAACAATTTTTACACGAAAATATTCTGTTTGTTCCCCTTCCAAAAATTCAGAATTACCAGAATCAATAATAGTAACTTTACGCAACATCTGTCTAATAATAACCTCAATGTGCTTATCATTTATCTTAACACCTTGAAGACGATAAACTTCTTGTACTTCATTAATAATATAATTAGTAACAGCATGTACACCACGTAAACGTAAGATGTCATGAGGAGATTCTGGTCCATCTGAAATAACATCACCACACTCTACAAATTCACCTTCAAAAACATTCAGTTGACGCCATTTAGGAATCATTTCTTCATAATTATCATTACCATCAACAGGGGATATAATTAAACGACGTTTACCTTTTGTTTCTTTGCCAAAAGATACAATGCCACTAATTTCTGCAAGAATTGCCGCTTCTTTAGGACAACGAGCTTCAAATAAATCAGCAACACGAGGTAAACCACCTGTAATATCCTTTGTACCACTACTTTCATGCGGTAATTTCGCCAAAACATCTCCACAAGTAATCTTTGAACCATCTTCAAGTTGTATTATTGTTCTACCAGGTAAAAAATACTGGACTGGTATATCTGTACCTGGAAGCAACAAATCCTGACCATCTATATTAACTATTTTTAATGCAGGACGCAATTCTCTACCACCGCTAGAACGTTCGGCTGTATCTAATACTACAATGGAAGACAAACCAGTAAAATCATCAGTTTGCCTCATAACACTTTGACCATCAATAATATCAGTGAATTTAATATAACCACTAAATTCTGTAATAATAGGCATAGTATGAGGATCCCAATATGCA
The DNA window shown above is from Blochmannia endosymbiont of Camponotus (Colobopsis) obliquus and carries:
- a CDS encoding DMT family transporter, coding for MMVYLYLFIAIISEVIATTSLKASENFSKLYPSMTVIIGYAISFLLLSLVLKTLPVGIAYSYWSGLGIIFITIAGHFLYNQKLDKFAIIGITLIIIGIIIINLFSKSSKN
- the pssA gene encoding CDP-diacylglycerol--serine O-phosphatidyltransferase, with amino-acid sequence MINKENNVIFNKTINKHQQFLKELPKIPQNIEDIKILHNPKEFYQTLLHSIITATQHIFLVVLYLEQDQGGHKILETIFQTKQKKPEIKIAILVDWHRAQRGRLGVTTNYTNIEWYRYMSKTHPDIDVPIYGVPIHNREALGVLHLKGFIIDDLVIYSGASFNNTYLHQKEKYRYDRYHLIKNKILADIMLNYIKKYLLTADAVNRLDKNNKLNILKIKKKIKLFRQSLKKSSYICYNTNAKYTNTKNELTITPLVGLGKQNNLNKTIQHLICATEIKLILCTPYFNLPTSLIQNLIQLLHQNKQIEIIVGDKTTNDFFIPEDQPFKIIGILPYLYEINLKNFINKFQNHINTGQMQIKIWKDNNNSFHLKGIWIDDKYQLLTGSNLNPRAWRLDLENALLIHDPQNKLKQQKTYELNNIQLHTKIINHYNSLQNITDYPTKIRKLILRLRRTYFDRIINKIL
- the purH gene encoding bifunctional phosphoribosylaminoimidazolecarboxamide formyltransferase/IMP cyclohydrolase; the encoded protein is MQQEYPIRRVLISVYDKTGIIKFSTNLHHKGIQIISTTGTASLLKKAGLPIIEISNYINFPEIMDGRIKTLHPKIYGGILARRNIDDEIMKTLNIKPIDMVVINLYPFNTTKEKKNPLQEKIIENIDIGGPSMIRAAAKNYQRVAIVIHNYDYIPIISEMNKNNNALTINTKFQLASKAFEHIATYDKKIADYFKNKKFIKQKKYPIHNLPKSFNIMEEQFIKTKNVRYGENQHQRAAFYINTKISNKLSINKLKKIQGKDLSYNNIVDIDTALECIQMFRKPTCIILKHSNPCGVASAQTIHSAYTKAYQTDPVSAFGGVIALNKPLDFHTAKTIIQQQFTEIIIAPHINTNTLNILKTKKNLRIISYGNNFIAPPNINLKLLHGGGLLIQEHDAKKINIKKINIVTKRRPNNKEMKDALFCWKIIKFVKSNAIVYARNYQTIGIGSGQMSRIFATKIAAIKAKDAGLKIHGATMASDAFFPFCDNIEIAAKIGIRCIIQPGGSIKDGEIIDAANKHNIAMIFTHVRHFKH
- a CDS encoding HU family DNA-binding protein, with protein sequence MNKTQMIDVIVNEHSISKVQVKLVLETILSEIIASLKLGNTVKLVGFGVFKVKNLQTRIGYNLQTGKRMKILSSKVPTFVFSRSVKKIIN